In a genomic window of Candidatus Competibacteraceae bacterium:
- a CDS encoding sulfate ABC transporter substrate-binding protein, whose amino-acid sequence MRFLRSVRTLLAGVTVLWLGAAQADVTLLNVAYDVTRELYKDINTAFIEHWAKTTGERISVEQSHGGSSKQALSVASGLEADVVTMNQVTDIDLLARSGVVSEDWRKRLPYNSAPYTSTTIFLVRKGNPKNIRDWDDLAKPGVAVIVPNPKVTGNGRYTYLAAWGYAVKKGGDEAAAREFVTRLFRNVPVLDGGGRGATTTFTQRNMGDVLVTFENEAVLINRELGTGQFDVVYPSISVEAEAPVAVADKVVDKKGTRKQAQAYLEFLYSPAAQEIIARHFYRPRLEAVFRKHAEQFKSLQLFTIDEVFGSWAKAQQTHFADGGVYDQIVVNR is encoded by the coding sequence ATGAGGTTTTTGCGGTCGGTTCGTACTCTGCTGGCGGGTGTCACCGTTCTCTGGTTGGGAGCCGCCCAAGCGGATGTCACGCTGTTGAATGTCGCCTATGATGTGACGCGGGAGTTGTACAAAGATATCAATACCGCCTTCATCGAACACTGGGCGAAAACCACCGGCGAGCGGATCTCGGTCGAGCAATCCCATGGCGGGTCCAGCAAGCAAGCGCTGTCGGTGGCCTCCGGTTTGGAGGCCGACGTGGTGACCATGAATCAGGTCACCGACATCGACCTATTGGCGCGCTCCGGCGTGGTGTCGGAAGACTGGCGCAAGCGGCTCCCCTACAACAGTGCCCCCTATACCTCCACCACGATTTTCCTGGTGCGCAAGGGCAATCCGAAAAATATCCGCGATTGGGATGACTTGGCCAAGCCGGGCGTGGCGGTGATCGTGCCCAATCCCAAGGTGACCGGTAACGGCCGCTACACGTATCTGGCGGCTTGGGGTTATGCGGTGAAAAAAGGCGGCGATGAGGCGGCGGCGCGCGAGTTCGTGACCCGCTTGTTTCGCAACGTGCCGGTGCTGGACGGCGGCGGGCGCGGCGCCACCACCACTTTCACCCAGCGCAACATGGGCGATGTGCTGGTGACCTTCGAAAACGAAGCGGTGCTGATCAATCGCGAGCTAGGGACCGGTCAGTTCGACGTGGTTTATCCCTCCATCAGCGTCGAGGCGGAAGCGCCGGTCGCCGTAGCGGACAAAGTGGTGGACAAGAAAGGCACCCGCAAACAGGCGCAAGCGTATCTGGAATTCCTCTATTCCCCGGCGGCTCAGGAGATCATCGCCCGCCACTTTTACCGGCCGCGGCTGGAGGCGGTGTTTCGGAAACATGCCGAGCAATTCAAGTCGCTGCAACTGTTTACCATCGATGAGGTGTTCGGGAGCTGGGCCAAGGCGCAACAAACCCATTTTGCCGACGGGGGCGTGTACGATCAGATCGTGGTGAATCGTTGA
- the cysT gene encoding sulfate ABC transporter permease subunit CysT yields MAVAKTPRVLPGLPLTLGYSLFYLGLVVLVPLSTVFLKSATLDWEQFWAIVSAPRVMASYRVTFGTALLAASLNGVFGLIFAWVLVRYSFPGKRVVDALVDLPFALPTAVAGIALTAIYAGNGWLGQWLEPLGVKVAFTPLGILIALTFIGLPFVVRTVQPVLEELDTELEEAAACLGADRWQTFWRVVLPVLLPALLTGFALAFARAVGEYGSVIFIAGNVPLVSEITPLLIISKLEQFDYTGATAIAVVMLVVSFALLFVINGLQIWANRSRARS; encoded by the coding sequence ATGGCCGTGGCCAAGACGCCCCGCGTCTTGCCGGGACTGCCGCTAACCCTGGGGTACAGTTTGTTTTATCTGGGCCTGGTCGTGCTGGTGCCGCTCAGCACGGTGTTTTTAAAATCCGCGACGCTGGATTGGGAGCAGTTCTGGGCCATCGTCAGCGCACCGCGAGTGATGGCCTCTTATCGCGTGACCTTCGGCACCGCGCTGCTGGCTGCTTCGCTCAACGGCGTGTTCGGGTTGATTTTCGCTTGGGTGCTGGTGCGCTACAGCTTTCCCGGCAAGCGGGTGGTGGACGCGCTGGTGGATTTGCCTTTCGCCTTGCCCACGGCGGTCGCCGGTATCGCGCTGACCGCCATTTACGCCGGCAACGGCTGGCTGGGCCAATGGCTGGAACCGCTGGGGGTCAAGGTGGCCTTTACCCCGTTGGGTATTCTGATCGCGCTGACCTTCATCGGCTTGCCGTTCGTGGTGCGCACGGTGCAGCCGGTGCTGGAAGAGTTGGATACCGAACTGGAGGAAGCCGCCGCCTGTCTCGGCGCGGACCGCTGGCAAACCTTCTGGCGCGTGGTGCTGCCGGTGCTGCTGCCGGCGCTGCTTACCGGCTTTGCGCTGGCCTTCGCGCGGGCGGTCGGCGAATACGGCTCGGTCATCTTCATCGCCGGCAACGTGCCGCTGGTCTCGGAAATCACCCCGTTGCTGATCATCAGCAAGCTGGAACAATTTGATTATACCGGCGCCACGGCCATCGCCGTGGTGATGCTGGTGGTCTCCTTTGCGTTGTTGTTCGTGATCAACGGCTTGCAAATCTGGGCCAACCGCAGCCGGGCGAGGTCTTGA
- the cysW gene encoding sulfate ABC transporter permease subunit CysW — protein sequence MGAAVATHWTTHARRFEASAATREPAWVKGVLLAIALGFFALFLVLPLATVFTEALRRGWSVYLAALVEPDALSAIGLTLLVAAIAVPLNLVFGISVAWAIAKFNFPGKHLLGTLIDLPFSVSPVVAGLIYVLLFGAQGWFGGWLIAHDLKIIFAVPGLVLATVFVTCPFVARELIPLMEAQGRDSEESAIVLGASGWQTFWHVTLPNIKWGLLYGVILCNARAMGEFGAVSVVSGHIRGRTNTMPLYVEILYNEYNFAAAFAVASLLALLALLTLAVKSFVEWQGRQQLLASEDS from the coding sequence GTGGGCGCCGCCGTTGCCACCCACTGGACCACCCACGCACGGCGCTTTGAGGCGAGCGCCGCCACCCGCGAACCCGCGTGGGTGAAGGGTGTGCTGCTTGCGATTGCGCTAGGGTTTTTCGCCCTGTTTCTGGTATTGCCGCTGGCGACCGTTTTCACCGAGGCGCTGCGCAGAGGTTGGAGCGTTTATCTGGCTGCGCTGGTGGAACCGGACGCGCTGTCGGCCATCGGCTTGACCTTGTTGGTCGCCGCCATCGCCGTACCTCTCAATCTGGTGTTTGGGATTTCGGTGGCCTGGGCCATCGCCAAGTTCAATTTTCCCGGCAAGCATTTGCTGGGCACCTTGATCGATTTGCCGTTTTCGGTTTCACCCGTTGTGGCCGGCTTGATTTACGTGCTGCTGTTCGGGGCGCAGGGCTGGTTTGGAGGGTGGCTGATCGCCCACGATCTGAAAATCATCTTTGCCGTGCCGGGTTTGGTGCTGGCCACCGTGTTTGTCACTTGCCCCTTCGTCGCCCGCGAGCTGATTCCGTTGATGGAGGCGCAAGGGCGGGACAGCGAGGAATCGGCCATCGTTTTGGGCGCTTCCGGCTGGCAAACCTTCTGGCACGTCACGTTGCCGAACATCAAATGGGGTTTGCTTTACGGGGTCATCTTGTGCAACGCCAGAGCCATGGGGGAGTTCGGCGCGGTGTCGGTGGTGTCCGGCCACATTCGCGGGCGCACCAACACCATGCCGTTGTATGTCGAGATTCTCTACAATGAATACAATTTCGCCGCCGCCTTCGCGGTGGCTTCCTTGCTGGCTTTGTTGGCCTTGCTGACGCTGGCTGTCAAAAGCTTCGTGGAATGGCAAGGCCGCCAGCAGTTGCTGGCGAGTGAGGACTCCTGA
- a CDS encoding rhodanese-like domain-containing protein has protein sequence MAQRGGGVGPPGRFLGDISPTQTWRALQDQPEAVLVDVRTNAEWAYVGGPDLAALDKFLICVEWLRFPTMELNSRFLEELQDHGVNPSQEVYLICRSGVRSRQAAELLARHGYTTYNVADGFEGQIDAAGHRGVGGWRAEGLPWRQS, from the coding sequence ATGGCGCAACGGGGGGGCGGCGTTGGCCCGCCGGGCCGGTTCCTCGGCGATATCAGTCCCACCCAGACCTGGCGGGCTTTGCAAGACCAACCGGAAGCTGTGCTGGTGGATGTTCGCACCAACGCCGAATGGGCTTATGTCGGCGGCCCCGACCTCGCCGCTTTGGATAAATTCCTGATCTGCGTCGAGTGGCTGAGGTTTCCGACCATGGAGCTCAATTCGCGGTTTCTTGAGGAATTACAGGATCACGGCGTAAATCCGAGCCAGGAGGTCTATTTGATTTGCCGCAGCGGCGTGCGGTCGCGGCAAGCCGCCGAACTGCTCGCCCGGCACGGTTACACCACCTATAACGTAGCGGACGGCTTCGAAGGCCAGATCGACGCCGCCGGCCATCGCGGCGTGGGCGGTTGGCGGGCCGAGGGCCTGCCTTGGCGCCAAAGTTGA
- a CDS encoding CHAD domain-containing protein, translating into MPPAAITPVKASALAIDVGATAEDAFIAVLDACLRHAAANLPAVLDGQIEGVHQMRVAFRRLRSGLKSFRPLVPREASAGLVEDIRWLNGFLGPARDWDVFLQEGLTPVFSRFPRKRGLILFRSKAETVRRTHHRTLRTALGEPRYRAMLEQFADWLERRSWRDAIGDEQRQRLDKPVLAFATPLLERDHRRAVKRGAAFTELSAEARHALRIRIKELRYALDFFATLYPAEKVKPYAGTLANLQDALGVLNDGAVVHRLLDEAGLTAASAARQVIEGWYGCRMDVHEGLFAGLWQPFVTCERPWKD; encoded by the coding sequence ATGCCTCCGGCCGCCATCACTCCTGTCAAAGCCAGCGCCTTAGCAATCGATGTGGGCGCCACCGCCGAGGACGCCTTCATCGCGGTGCTCGACGCTTGCTTGCGTCACGCCGCCGCCAACTTGCCGGCGGTGCTCGACGGACAAATCGAAGGCGTCCATCAGATGCGGGTGGCGTTCCGGCGGCTGCGCTCCGGTCTGAAAAGTTTTCGACCGCTGGTGCCGCGCGAAGCCAGCGCTGGGTTGGTCGAGGATATCCGCTGGCTCAACGGCTTCCTGGGGCCGGCGCGCGACTGGGATGTGTTCTTGCAAGAAGGGTTGACCCCGGTGTTTAGCCGGTTCCCACGCAAGCGCGGGCTGATCTTGTTCCGCTCCAAGGCCGAAACCGTGCGCCGGACCCACCATCGCACGCTGCGGACGGCTTTGGGCGAACCCCGCTATCGGGCGATGCTGGAACAGTTCGCCGATTGGTTGGAGCGCCGCTCGTGGCGGGACGCGATCGGCGACGAGCAACGACAACGGTTGGACAAACCGGTGCTCGCTTTCGCGACGCCGCTGCTCGAACGGGACCACCGCCGGGCGGTCAAGCGGGGAGCCGCCTTTACGGAACTCTCCGCCGAGGCGCGGCACGCCTTGCGCATTCGCATCAAGGAACTGCGTTACGCGCTGGATTTCTTCGCCACCCTCTATCCGGCTGAAAAAGTCAAACCCTATGCGGGTACCTTGGCCAACTTACAGGACGCCTTGGGCGTGCTGAACGATGGCGCGGTCGTCCATCGCTTGTTGGACGAGGCCGGTTTGACGGCGGCCTCCGCCGCCAGGCAAGTCATTGAGGGTTGGTACGGTTGTCGGATGGATGTTCATGAAGGGCTGTTCGCGGGGCTCTGGCAGCCGTTCGTGACGTGCGAGCGCCCCTGGAAAGATTGA
- a CDS encoding MmgE/PrpD family protein produces the protein MTLTQQLTELIASKPVTSTDLEHAALLTLDTMANALAGRATEPGAILLRWAGESLDTQRQAFLFGALTHILETDDLHRASVVHPGCVVAPAAWWLAVREGIRGHAVLKAILWGYEAAIRVGMAVGPTHYRIWHNTATCGPYGSAMAAAGLLQLDAPATAHALGNAGAQSSGLWQFMDTGAMTKHLHAGRAAEAGVLAADLARSGFTGPSRILEGAKGWFVATCPDADPAAVTRDPAGPWQLLQTSIKPWPSCRHTHPAIDAALELRHRIVVEAIERIEVEAYPAALQVCDRAAPQSDYEAKFSLQHCVAAALTREAVDFAAFAEPAREELAALRERVTVRVAEPYATAYPHAWGSAVTVTARDGERLTVRRTHAKGDPEAAISPVELIAKARMLMTYGGVREPDRLIDAILALSDDAALPHLPLRAN, from the coding sequence CTGACCTTGACCCAGCAATTGACCGAGCTGATCGCCAGCAAGCCGGTCACGTCCACCGATCTCGAACATGCCGCCTTGTTGACGCTGGATACCATGGCGAACGCGCTGGCCGGTCGCGCGACCGAGCCCGGTGCGATCTTGTTGCGCTGGGCCGGCGAAAGTCTGGATACCCAGCGCCAGGCGTTCTTGTTTGGAGCGCTGACTCACATTCTGGAAACCGATGACCTACACCGAGCTTCGGTGGTGCATCCTGGCTGTGTGGTGGCGCCGGCGGCCTGGTGGTTGGCGGTGCGGGAAGGCATTCGCGGCCATGCCGTGCTCAAGGCGATCTTGTGGGGTTACGAAGCGGCGATCCGCGTGGGCATGGCCGTCGGTCCGACTCATTATCGGATTTGGCACAACACCGCAACGTGTGGCCCCTATGGCTCGGCGATGGCGGCGGCGGGGTTGTTGCAACTCGATGCGCCGGCGACAGCTCATGCCTTGGGCAACGCCGGAGCCCAATCATCCGGGCTTTGGCAATTTATGGACACCGGGGCGATGACCAAACACCTGCACGCCGGCCGGGCGGCGGAGGCGGGCGTGCTGGCGGCGGATTTGGCGCGTTCCGGTTTCACCGGACCTTCAAGGATTCTGGAAGGCGCCAAGGGCTGGTTCGTTGCAACGTGTCCCGACGCCGATCCCGCCGCGGTGACGCGTGATCCAGCTGGCCCCTGGCAGTTGCTGCAAACCTCGATCAAGCCTTGGCCTTCTTGCCGGCATACCCATCCGGCCATCGACGCCGCGCTTGAGTTGCGCCACCGCATCGTGGTCGAGGCGATTGAACGGATCGAAGTGGAAGCGTATCCAGCGGCTTTGCAGGTTTGTGATCGCGCCGCGCCGCAGAGCGATTATGAAGCCAAATTCTCACTGCAACATTGCGTGGCGGCGGCGCTGACCCGAGAGGCGGTGGATTTCGCGGCCTTTGCCGAACCCGCGCGCGAGGAGCTGGCGGCGCTGCGCGAGCGGGTCACCGTGCGGGTGGCCGAGCCTTACGCCACGGCTTATCCGCACGCCTGGGGCAGCGCGGTGACGGTGACGGCGCGCGATGGCGAACGGCTGACCGTGCGGCGCACTCATGCCAAAGGCGATCCCGAAGCGGCCATATCGCCGGTCGAATTGATCGCCAAGGCCCGCATGTTGATGACTTACGGCGGGGTGCGCGAACCAGATCGACTCATCGACGCCATCCTGGCGCTTTCCGACGATGCGGCGTTGCCGCATTTGCCATTGCGAGCCAACTGA
- a CDS encoding Bax inhibitor-1/YccA family protein, whose translation MLQRNDLLAKAPVTLAPERSLTTNKVLRNTYLLLSMTLLFSAFTAGVAIVTHAPPLHWLITLGGYFGLLFVVTKLRNSVWGLAAVFALTGFLGYTLGPILSLYLSLPNGPQLVMTALAGTGAIFLALSGYALVSRKDFSFMGGFLMVGMLVAFLASIGAVLFHLPMLSLAVSAMVILLMSGMILWQTSDIIHGGETNYIMATVTLYITLFNLFVNLLQILGIFSGDD comes from the coding sequence ATGCTGCAAAGAAACGATTTACTGGCCAAGGCACCGGTTACGCTGGCGCCTGAACGATCGCTGACCACCAATAAGGTCTTGCGCAACACTTACCTGTTGCTGTCGATGACCCTGCTGTTCAGCGCGTTCACGGCGGGCGTCGCCATCGTCACCCACGCGCCGCCGCTGCACTGGCTGATCACTCTGGGCGGCTATTTCGGTTTGCTGTTCGTCGTCACTAAACTGCGCAACAGCGTTTGGGGTTTGGCGGCGGTCTTCGCGCTGACCGGTTTCCTCGGTTATACCTTGGGACCGATCCTGAGCCTGTATCTGAGCTTGCCCAACGGCCCGCAACTGGTGATGACCGCGTTGGCCGGCACCGGCGCGATTTTCCTGGCCCTGTCCGGCTATGCGCTGGTCAGCCGCAAGGATTTCAGCTTCATGGGCGGCTTTTTGATGGTGGGTATGCTGGTCGCCTTTCTGGCTAGCATCGGCGCCGTCCTGTTCCACTTGCCGATGTTGTCCCTGGCCGTCTCGGCGATGGTGATTCTGCTGATGTCCGGCATGATCCTGTGGCAGACCAGCGATATCATCCACGGCGGTGAAACTAACTACATCATGGCCACCGTCACCCTCTACATCACGCTGTTCAATCTGTTCGTCAACCTGCTGCAAATCCTGGGCATCTTCTCCGGCGACGACTGA
- the smpB gene encoding SsrA-binding protein SmpB has translation MSKKPTTNPQIAGNKKAYHEYFIEEHYEAGLALQGWEVKSLRASRAHLKESYVLLRDGEAFLFGCHISPLASASTHVQADPTRTRKLLLHKEEIGRLIGSVERKGYTLIPLSMYWKHNRAKLDIGLARGKKEYDKRATDKDRDWERDKQRLMRER, from the coding sequence ATGAGCAAGAAACCAACGACCAACCCTCAGATCGCCGGCAACAAGAAGGCGTATCACGAATATTTCATTGAAGAGCATTACGAGGCGGGCTTGGCCTTGCAGGGCTGGGAGGTCAAAAGCCTGCGGGCCAGCCGCGCCCATCTCAAGGAAAGCTACGTGCTGCTGCGCGACGGTGAGGCGTTCTTGTTCGGCTGTCACATCTCGCCGCTGGCCTCGGCCTCCACTCACGTTCAGGCCGACCCGACCCGCACTCGCAAGCTGTTGTTACACAAGGAGGAGATCGGCCGGCTGATCGGCTCGGTCGAGCGCAAGGGCTACACCTTGATTCCGCTGTCGATGTACTGGAAACACAACCGCGCCAAGCTGGATATCGGCCTGGCGCGCGGCAAGAAAGAATACGACAAGCGGGCGACCGACAAGGATCGCGATTGGGAGCGCGACAAGCAGCGGCTGATGCGGGAACGATAG
- a CDS encoding type II toxin-antitoxin system RatA family toxin yields MATVNKSALVLYSAAEMYGLVENIEAYPQFLPWCRSARILSRSADEVRATIEMAKSGVHKSFTTCNRMQPNKMIDIRLLEGPFKRLQGYWRFESLRAGASKVSLDMEFEFANTLLRVAVEPVFKQIANSLVDAFCKRAVDLYGRR; encoded by the coding sequence GTGGCGACCGTCAACAAAAGCGCCCTGGTCCTGTATTCGGCGGCTGAAATGTACGGGTTGGTCGAAAACATCGAAGCGTATCCACAATTTTTGCCCTGGTGTCGGTCCGCTCGCATCCTGAGCCGCAGCGCGGATGAAGTGCGGGCGACCATCGAAATGGCCAAGAGTGGCGTGCATAAATCCTTTACCACCTGCAACCGAATGCAACCCAACAAAATGATCGATATCCGGCTGTTGGAAGGCCCTTTCAAACGCTTGCAAGGCTATTGGCGCTTCGAGTCGCTGCGTGCCGGCGCTTCCAAGGTGTCGCTCGACATGGAGTTCGAGTTTGCCAATACCTTGCTGCGAGTGGCGGTCGAGCCCGTCTTCAAACAAATCGCCAACTCGCTGGTGGACGCTTTCTGCAAGCGCGCGGTGGACCTCTATGGCCGACGCTGA
- a CDS encoding RnfH family protein, with protein sequence MADADPKPATVRVEIAYARPDEQTILTVEVPAGATLEQAILDSHILERFPEIQLPTAKVGVFGKLSKLSAAVRPGDRVEIYRPLLADPKEVRKKRAAEGKRMRKGGGDAEAESA encoded by the coding sequence ATGGCCGACGCTGATCCCAAACCAGCCACCGTCCGGGTCGAAATCGCCTATGCTCGCCCCGACGAACAGACGATCCTCACGGTCGAGGTGCCGGCGGGCGCGACGCTGGAACAAGCGATCCTCGACTCCCATATTTTGGAACGATTTCCAGAAATTCAACTCCCAACCGCCAAGGTCGGAGTGTTCGGCAAGCTGAGCAAGCTGTCGGCCGCCGTGCGGCCCGGCGACCGGGTCGAAATCTACCGGCCCTTGCTGGCCGACCCCAAGGAGGTGCGCAAGAAGCGGGCCGCCGAGGGCAAGCGGATGCGCAAGGGCGGCGGCGATGCGGAAGCCGAATCCGCTTAA